Proteins encoded within one genomic window of Companilactobacillus sp.:
- a CDS encoding SDR family NAD(P)-dependent oxidoreductase, with protein MVNLLDQTVLVTGASSGIGRMVAINAAQAGANLILVARNSDKLAGVKQECIEVGSEYSNHEYLSIDMADPKAIVDGVETIEDNFATVDVLVNAAGFGDFSNYLDTDFDTVEKMFQVNVLGLMLMTRLVAKQMVAAGHGHIFNVGSMAGKIATPKSAAYAASKAAVIGFSDGLRLELNPLNVWVTTVNPGPVDTNFFEVADHSGTYLQSVKNFVLDPNKLAIEIVNSFNRKKREINRPRYMELASILYKMAPSVGDYLAGTFGNRK; from the coding sequence ATGGTCAATTTGTTAGATCAAACGGTCTTAGTTACAGGTGCGTCATCTGGAATTGGACGTATGGTTGCCATTAATGCCGCCCAAGCAGGAGCAAACTTGATCTTAGTTGCAAGAAATAGCGACAAGCTGGCTGGCGTCAAACAAGAGTGTATCGAAGTCGGTAGCGAATACTCTAATCATGAATATTTATCGATCGACATGGCCGATCCTAAAGCTATCGTTGATGGCGTGGAAACTATAGAAGATAACTTTGCTACCGTTGACGTTCTAGTTAATGCGGCTGGATTTGGAGATTTCTCTAATTACTTGGATACGGATTTCGACACAGTTGAAAAAATGTTTCAAGTGAATGTTTTAGGACTGATGTTGATGACTAGATTAGTTGCCAAACAGATGGTGGCTGCAGGACATGGTCATATTTTCAATGTCGGTTCGATGGCAGGTAAAATTGCCACGCCTAAGTCAGCAGCATATGCCGCAAGCAAGGCAGCCGTTATTGGCTTTTCAGATGGTTTACGATTGGAATTAAATCCACTTAACGTCTGGGTGACTACAGTCAATCCTGGTCCCGTGGATACAAACTTTTTTGAAGTGGCTGATCACAGTGGTACTTATCTTCAATCTGTGAAGAATTTTGTTCTTGATCCAAATAAGTTGGCGATAGAAATTGTCAATTCTTTCAACCGAAAAAAGCGTGAGATCAATCGACCAAGATATATGGAACTTGCAAGCATTCTTTACAAAATGGC